In Malaya genurostris strain Urasoe2022 unplaced genomic scaffold, Malgen_1.1 HiC_scaffold_56, whole genome shotgun sequence, the genomic stretch CCATCACAACCCCATTTGGAAGACTGTGAAACTGGGCCGAATCTTGTGCTGTATAGCCAATATTTTGCctgtaaataacaaaaataaagctATTTGTGTTAATGACTGTAAACAGCTTGAAACCTTATTTGCTGTTCCTTTTTTACATCCACTTCTAACTCGTGAAAACTCACTTGTAACAGTGATACAATGTTGTTGACAATCTCTATGCTAGCTAGAATAGGTAGCAACTGCTTTCGAATGTTCAACCAGTGTTGTGAGGTATCCAGCGGCGGAAGGAGACTCATTCGAACCAAGCATGGTAAAAGTGGTCGAATATCAGAGAAGCTGCATTCAACTAGATCCGCTATATTCAAGCTTTGTATGGCTGAAAATGCTTTTGCTGTAACTGATGTAAAATTCATCGTCGATATCTGAATAGTTTAGATTTTAGGTATCATCACTTCAAATCGATTTAAATtgcattttgtattttattacgTGAAAAACaccttaaacatataaataaatGACACATATCAACACTATCCACTTGACATtcatagggatgtcgtaatatcgatcgattaatcgagtaatcgattaataacccagataatcgagtaatattcaatctcatttatttattttttatttcgtcaagcaaatgtagactacatataaattgtttacaatgttcacttacatactacgcattatttctacgacaaagctgagatttgatttgattttttgacatagtaagcacagactaacagacatgacagtatgagtaaattcttatcaaaataatttttcgtgattcactagttccacctatattgtactgcgcgaactatttactatcggtacaccccttgtgttatgtgaaagtttttttactagttggtttcccctcgtttgtcaacaccgatcagctgcttgcagggatgcctgatttcatcataatatttgaaaatgaatcatcacaataaattattggattacgttgataatatacttAACTTTTTCAGCGatcttggaaggtaaccatttatttttctcaacgttgctcatctagattattttttattgtgttggtaattttcatccgaaattcagtggcggtagaccagaagcaagtaaatattgtaacaaaacgggttcgattttgtactgcgttggaggatgagaagtagcacaattatgtatatagttttggcaatatgtattaaatctgtatcctgcatgaaattcgcatggacgtagacaaatcaatacattacaagtaattctgtatgaatggcaactctgttggtaaatgaaagaaataaacacagtctagatgacagaaaggatatttttgatagggtaacgtggcgccatcatgacacaggtgagtactgtcccaaataaaggaatattcgaaatgaccgttaaaatgattgacgaatctaatttgagtgtcctgtctgttagtctgtgtagtaaggtcaagatgttcgcagtattgattgtaatggcgcattattcgattgactggactgtattttgcataatttgttctagcttgtttttctaaaaataatttcctggaacgtaattgacggttaggtatataaaaatttaattgcgataataatggagctgattgaatgcgttgagaaataatgtcgctgataaaatacagcattgcaaagtcgcggcgttctttaagtgattgtatattgatgagcatgcagcgtgcttcatatgatggtagaggaaatgctgtccagtttaatttacgaagtgcatataaaagaaattgtttttgaatagattcgatacgttcttcgtgaataatattgtatggattccatactaggctgcaatattccaaaataggtctgacatatgtagtgtataataattttattgtgtatgggtcctgaaagttatgactgaagcgtttaataaagcccagcatgctattagctttattgattatggtattgtagtgttccacaaaagtgagcttggagtctaagattacgcctaaatctcttacaattttacatttttctacaagttgatttcctagatgtatgtttataggtatagtttcatttttcctactgaaagttattgagttacatttttttacattgagttggagttgacttttgcagcaccaaatgtcagctaaaaaagtttcgtcgcgttcattcaaaagtgatgaaatgcgatttatgactttactggccgcgttgcatgtattaatgtttacattttttatgtccGTTTCTAGCTTCAGCAAAAGAGATTCCATGCTGTCGAGAGCGTCATGTGATACTTTCATGCTTTTTATTTGTGCGAATAAAGCATGGTTTGCTTCAATTTGGGCACGGACTGTTTGGTTCAATTCCTGCTGTTGATTGAtaagttttttcatttgcagttcTTCGGCAAATTCCTGCTGACAGTCAATACAGAGAGGTACCATGAAGGTCCTTAATAATTCTTCGTGGTTTCTCTGTGTTCCCACACAGGctgaatgaaattttcgatTGCACTTTCCGTGACACTTCCAGAGATAGCGATTGTCGTAGACAGTACAATTACTAATTCCGCACTTCTCCATGTTTACGCGACGGTATGTTAAAAAATGATTACTATTTAAAAAAGAGTTCCTACTTGCACGTTTGCGtcgaaataaaagtttaaataaaattataatatatatatatatatatatatatatatatatatatatatatatatatatatatatatatatatatatatatatatatatatatatatatatatatatatatatatatatatatatatatatatatatatatatatatatatatatatatatatatatatatatatatatatatatatatatatatatatatatatatatatatatatatatatatatatatatatatatatatatatatatttataattaTATACGCGCGATATACTGCGACACGAGTCCCGTGAACACGTCCGTTCGGTTGGACGGATggacaaagaaaaaaacatgaaatgcatatagaatatatatatatatatatatatatatatatatatatatatatatatatatatatatatatatatatatatatatatatatatatatatatatatatatatatatatatatatatatatatatatatatatatatatatatatatatatatatatatatatatatatatatatatatatatatatatatatatatatatatctatctattagcttaaaactaatattcgattattgagctaatcaaataattaaaaaattcccATAGTAAtactcgagtaatcgattaattacCCAGAtaaacgaataaattacaatcgattagtttcaaaattatactcgattattcaataatcgagtaattcaaaatttccgacatccctagacATTCAGCTTcagccaacgttgccaggtcatttttccaaaaatctgtatttggcaaaaaaatctATTTGTACCTTATCGATATCAGAATTCCGTAACATAAGAACCGAAAAATGTCACCAAAGGCTCATTTTGGCGAGCAAAATAAATAGGTCCCACAGCTACCTCTTCTCATGTCTATCCAAGCTAAgaccgaaaatcggtatttatctgtacgatccgtgaattatcggtattttgtgactacatatctgtattgcggtatacaggtcaaatatctgtataaataccgagaaatcggtatacctggcaacgttggcttCAGCaactacactcaaaataatttgcacgctggCATCTtgtgcaaagcattcgatctatcactgcttgtagaatacatgaaattcataaaaataaacacttaactcataaaatgagtgtacaaactgttgatatttagtggaaatcatgcgaCGTTTATATGAAATACACCTAAAAACGatcagatatatcgttacctctatattctatatgcatttcatgTGAATGTCACATTGCTTTGCACatggatttcaattgaaacaaagTTAACCGATTCAAGTTTTTTGCACAttcatttgtgctgtactcattctcactagaaaatgaagtgtttaacacatgtagttcgattcaatagcaaaacacatcacatccaaaggaaaaacacatcaaagctaagtgaaaaataatccaatCTCGCaccttagtgaatttgcacatgaagtcttgaaacaaatcgctttggtatGTATTGATATGGAAAAGCATATTGAATTGAAGtggtgtttacatatgaatcgatcgtgcaaatttttatcagtgtagaatTTTTGTCTTGTTGTAcaccaaagaaaaaaaactttataatATCACAACTTGtgactagggatgtcgtaaaatcgatcgattaatcgagcaaTCGATTAATAgaccagataatcgagtaatatttaatcgattggcttaaaactaatattcgattattgagctaatcgaataattgaagaaaatcccaTGCACTGAGCCCAAACGACACATTAATTGTATGTGAAAAAGCATATACTTATTAAAAACTACCTTTCACATTATATTTATATGCATCATATGACATTTATGTGTTTATATGTAAATTTCAATCGGAAAACCGATAGCTCTTAAGTGCACAGCACATACACCTTATGTGAAAAAACACATGAATGTTATGTGATAGTAAACTGTGAAAAAATAAGAATTTCAAAATGGCGTCAAGTAACGAGACGTTGTTAGATACGTTGCTCGCGGATTTAGCATTCCCGAAAAGCTTACTGGAAGTTTTTGAACGTAAGTACATCCTACTGATCATAAAGAATAGTACAATCATTTagctttaaaattttcagagtgCGGAATAGGAGTATTTGAGTTGCTCACAATCACAGTCGAACAACTACAAACATATTTAGAACCGACGGAAACTGCATGGAAGTATGACGATTTGTTTAATAATATCGCAGCCTGGAGACAACGAAATGTAATTAACACATATTGTTGAAGCCTTATTTCTGTCAACCTTCACAacctatttcatttttttattttcagaaacaCAAAATATTAAGAGTACTGAATGCACCAGAAACCGAAAACGCAGAGGAACCGTGTGCAAATATCGATCAAGTTTCTGAGGACAGTATTGcattgattgattcgaacgaacatgaaaatttcaccgaaagctTTACAAACGGGCAACTAAACTTCGCTAGTATTACTGCGAAAAAGATTCACACTATCGTCTCAGAAAAACACGCACTGTCACTACGATCAACTGAAAGTAATTCCGTACTATCTCCCAGTGCACTTGAGGTGCTGCTGATGAGCACAGAGAAAGGGAAAGAAATTCTTGAGCGGTCTGAATTTGGAGAACTGTCTGAAGCAAAGCAGCTGCATCTTGCTGGTGTCATTGCTAagtttcacttgaatctaaaaAAGAAACTACGAAACGAAGATCTACAGGCTTATGCACTGGCCGTAACCACGcttttcaaatttgaaagaaCGGTAACTACGTTCTTACGATAACAATTGAACCATAAAAGAATAATCTCTTACAGGAAAACTATTTTATCGCTAGAGGAGGAGATCGCCGTAATCCTGGGGGCAaaatagcaaacaaaataaGCAATTTAAAGCAGAAGAAGCGAAAAAGTGACTCCAAAGAAGAAAATAACTTTAAAAACCTAAAACTAACGCAAACAGTTGAACCCTCCCGTGAGTTTGATAAGAACGATGCTACTGAATGGTTATTTCTGAATCACGAACCATGGTCAACTGTTTTAGAAACATGGTCAACAAGCTTTGGTTACCGTAAACAATTTGATAAATGTTTGATAAGAACGATGCTACTGAATGGTTATTTCTGAATCACGAACCATGGTCAACTGTTTTAGAAACATGGTCAACAAGCTTTGGTTACCGTAAACAATTTCTTCAGAAAGAAAGAGTCATTCCCAAACTTCTAGACACATTCTCACACTACAAAAGCGTTCACGGATATCAACTCGTGAGTACAAACTGGTATGTTTTTTATTCTcaatataatttcaaattttctctATTATTGCAGATCGACATTGATTTTCGTCTTCTGAATGCCAGCGCAAGCAATTATTCTCAAAAAATAGCAACTGTGATACCAGCAGTTGTATCATTTGCAACTACAAAAGCGGTGGATCCATCAGCTAATGAACTGGTCAAGGCTTTGACCGATAGTTTGGCAAGTGATGGTATGAATcataaatactaataaaatggtTTATTTAATGGTAATATTTTTAGATACAAAACACTGCGCACTGTTGCTTTTATTGAATACTGTGTTACCACCTACCTCAGCAGCATTCCGGTTTAAACCCACTATTCGTCTTGCTCAAGAGGACACGATCATTTTCGCAGCATCTCTTTCCGAAGCAAGACTGAAAGTACAAAACATTTACGAAACATATATAGAAAGAAATTTACCGGTAGTACCAAAACTAATTGCACTGGGCAGTGACTATAAAAGTCTTGAAGGACGGTTTTTTGTTCAATATAATGATATCTGCTACGAATTCAAGTCAGCAAGACGAGCCACTGATGTACTGATTAAACTATCAGTAGTATTTGGTTTACAGTCATCAAgaatttcaaaattagtttGGAATTTCATAAAGCATTTTGCTTATGATATAAAACAGCGAGAGTCGTATGCCAGTATCAATAATTTGTTACATTATTTAAGTGGTTGTGAGGCAGGAGTATCATATAACAATGATTAGCTGTATGTTTCAAGGCTGCGCTCAAACGTTCTCAAACGGCAATGAGTATTTAAACCATTTGAAATTACTACACGAAGTACCTGTAAGTTATCTCTACAAATGCACAATGccaaactgtaaacaaatattTACTAAGCTATACCCATTTCAAAAGCATATCAGGCATCATCCAGGACTTGAAAATAAACCGTGTACACCGAACAAAGTGATAGATGGTCAGAAAGCACATTCAGTAGAAGAGTTCTTGTTAGGTTCAGACCATGTTGTTAAAAAACGTATATTAAATATTGGCGATTATTCACCCTTGGACGAATTCATTTGTGGATTAGAACGAATCGATAACGCAGCAGTTAAGTTTACATTAAGTATGCAcgcgaaaaataatttcaccaGAAAAGACGTTTATGAGATACAGCAGGAAGTAACTAACATTTTCACAGACATAGCAGATCAAATTGAAAGCTTGGACATATCTTCAGCAACTCCAGAAACGAAATATAGGTTTGGCAGTTATATGGCGAAATTGCGAAATATGTTTAGTCCAATAAACACCGATCATAAATTTTTCCAACATTTACtagtctcaacaaaacttgagttGCCATTAATGGTAACTTTAGATGATACAGATCTTAGAGTACAATCGTTAAATCTTGAAATGGAACCTGAaatagaaaaaacaaaaaaattcttaataATGATGCCGATAGAATCACAGATTAAAATATATCTTGAATGTAACGAGGTATTTGCGCGAATATTTGAAAACTCAACGTTTTTAAAGCACAGTCAAAGTGTTCGAAACTTTGTCAATGGATCAAAATGGAGagaaataatacaaaaatataaacatGACTTACTTTTACCAATTTGGCTATATTCTGATGAGTTTGAAATCAATGATTGTCAAAGCTCCCATAGTAATCGCCATTGTATATGTGGCATTTACTTTAGTATTCCATCTATTCCCGAAGAATTCATTGCAAAACTCACCAACATATTTATAGCaggaatgataaaaaaaagctgACATAAAAGAGCATGGCATTAACAAATTAATAACTCctttaattgataaatttataGAATTAGAGAATCGCGGAATTAATATTACTGTAAAGGGAGAAATGAAGTTTGTTCGACCTGTCTTATGCTTGTTTCAAGGAGATAATTTAGGAATTCATTCAACTCTACTATTATCGGGAGGATTTAATGCCACTTTTTATTGTCGATTTTGTCGACGTCCTAAAGATCTTCTTAACAAAGACTCCAAAGAACACCCGCAGATTGTTTACGTCGACGACAAGATTATGATCAagatattgaaattaataatcatGGTGAAACTGGAATATCTGGTTACTCTATATTTAATCAACTGCCGTCGTTCCATGTTATGGAAAACAAAAGTATCGATGCTATGCACGATCTTTTCAGTTCAGGTGTATGTAAATATGGATTTTCGGAAATTTTAGATTACTTCATATACCAAAAGAAATATTTCACTCTTAACGAATTTAATATGCGCAGACTGATAGTAAGCGAGACATGTTTGGACAGTGAACTGAAACGAATGCCAAATATTACTGAAAAATATAATA encodes the following:
- the LOC131440050 gene encoding uncharacterized protein LOC131440050 isoform X2, encoding MFDKNDATEWLFLNHEPWSTVLETWSTSFGYRKQFLQKERVIPKLLDTFSHYKSVHGYQLIDIDFRLLNASASNYSQKIATVIPAVVSFATTKAVDPSANELVKALTDSLASDDTKHCALLLLLNTVLPPTSAAFRFKPTIRLAQEDTIIFAASLSEARLKVQNIYETYIERNLPVVPKLIALGSDYKSLEGRFFVQYNDICYEFKSARRATDVLIKLSVVFGLQSSRISKLVWNFIKHFAYDIKQRESYASINNLLHYLSGCEAGVSYNND
- the LOC131440050 gene encoding uncharacterized protein LOC131440050 isoform X1; translation: MFDKNDATEWLFLNHEPWSTVLETWSTSFGYRKQFLQKERVIPKLLDTFSHYKSVHGYQLVSTNWYVFYSQYNFKFSLLLQIDIDFRLLNASASNYSQKIATVIPAVVSFATTKAVDPSANELVKALTDSLASDDTKHCALLLLLNTVLPPTSAAFRFKPTIRLAQEDTIIFAASLSEARLKVQNIYETYIERNLPVVPKLIALGSDYKSLEGRFFVQYNDICYEFKSARRATDVLIKLSVVFGLQSSRISKLVWNFIKHFAYDIKQRESYASINNLLHYLSGCEAGVSYNND